The proteins below are encoded in one region of Deinococcus seoulensis:
- the dxr gene encoding 1-deoxy-D-xylulose-5-phosphate reductoisomerase, protein MKREQAESGAAQPGTAQSIGAQSSTVHSSGVQSIAVLGSTGSIGTQALDVARGRGWQVTALAAGRNLELLEAQVREFRPGLVSVEEGVLGEARARLSGLGAQVIADPSEVAAHRADVTVNAMSGLIGLAPTRAALEAGQAVALATKEAMVTAAHLMWQAAAVGGGRVVPVDSEHTGMFQCLTGEDMADVAELILTASGGPFRLGPDDLSGVTPEQALRHPSWSMGPKVTLDSATLLNKGLEVMECASLYGLPLSQVGVVVHPQSIVHAAVRYRDGSLKAQFGPTDMRLPIAYAIDAAPTGMRRPGDVRGARRGPEVASHGSWPLLGDWEFRAPDLRRFPCLELAYRAGNAGGLAPVVLNAADEVAVDAFLAGQIGFMDIPRLIERLLDETPGGDLTWDSLNEADAWARVRARELCAGGLGNSTGSGVRA, encoded by the coding sequence ATGAAGCGAGAGCAGGCAGAGAGCGGCGCAGCGCAGCCCGGTACGGCGCAGTCCATTGGGGCGCAGTCCAGTACGGTGCACTCCAGTGGGGTGCAGTCCATTGCCGTGCTGGGCAGCACGGGCAGTATCGGCACGCAGGCGCTGGACGTGGCGCGCGGGCGCGGCTGGCAGGTCACGGCCCTGGCCGCCGGGCGGAACCTGGAGCTGCTGGAAGCGCAGGTCCGGGAGTTCCGGCCCGGACTGGTCAGCGTGGAGGAAGGTGTGCTGGGCGAGGCCCGCGCGCGCCTGTCGGGACTGGGCGCGCAGGTGATCGCGGACCCGTCCGAGGTGGCCGCCCACCGCGCGGACGTGACCGTGAACGCCATGAGCGGCCTGATCGGGCTGGCCCCGACCCGCGCGGCGCTGGAGGCCGGGCAGGCGGTCGCGCTGGCGACCAAGGAGGCGATGGTCACGGCCGCGCACCTGATGTGGCAGGCGGCGGCGGTGGGTGGCGGGCGGGTCGTGCCGGTGGACAGTGAACACACGGGCATGTTCCAGTGCCTGACCGGCGAGGACATGGCGGACGTGGCCGAGTTGATCCTGACGGCGTCCGGCGGGCCGTTCCGGCTGGGACCGGACGACCTGAGCGGCGTGACGCCCGAGCAGGCGCTGCGCCACCCCTCCTGGAGCATGGGGCCGAAGGTGACGCTGGACAGCGCCACGCTGCTGAACAAGGGCCTGGAGGTCATGGAGTGCGCCAGCCTGTACGGGCTGCCGCTGTCGCAGGTGGGCGTGGTGGTGCACCCGCAGAGCATCGTGCACGCGGCCGTGCGCTACCGGGACGGGAGCCTGAAGGCGCAGTTCGGGCCGACGGACATGCGGCTGCCCATCGCGTACGCCATCGACGCCGCGCCGACCGGCATGCGGCGTCCGGGGGACGTGCGGGGCGCGCGGCGCGGGCCGGAGGTCGCCTCGCACGGGTCGTGGCCGCTGCTGGGTGACTGGGAGTTCCGCGCGCCGGACCTGCGGCGCTTCCCGTGCCTGGAACTGGCGTACCGCGCCGGGAACGCCGGGGGCCTCGCGCCGGTGGTGCTGAATGCCGCCGACGAGGTTGCCGTGGACGCCTTCCTGGCCGGGCAGATCGGGTTCATGGACATTCCGCGCCTGATCGAGCGGTTGCTGGACGAGACGCCGGGCGGCGACCTGACCTGGGACTCGCTGAACGAGGCGGACGCCTGGGCGCGGGTGCGGGCGCGTGAACTGTGCGCGGGCGGCCTGGGCAACAGCACGGGCAGCGGGGTGCGGGCGTGA
- a CDS encoding M50 family metallopeptidase, protein MNVVQGIAAALTPLGLLWTVLLIGVATFLHELAHYALARWQGVAVNSFSVGMGPVLIRRHWRGTEWRLSLLPIGGYVEIDGMAPEEDAQGQVRAATRGFAALPAWGKVAVLLAGPLMNLLLAVLLMTVTFTAQGVPAPDRARIEEVVAGSTAQTLGLRAGDVITAIDGQDIPDTTLVGGREAAGWEGVRDVLTRAGPHTFTVVSDGQTRDVRFDWTPTVNGERQLLGIRYGPDVQATTAPAAFVRAWQVTGEAVPQVIRSFGDLIARFLTLNLSRDENVSGPIGTAEIVSRAAALSPWALVQIAILLNLSLAFFNLLPIPGLDGGRILLVLVGAVRGRPLTFSQEQAINLAGFAFVMMLMLFVVVRDVSRFF, encoded by the coding sequence GTGAACGTGGTGCAGGGCATCGCGGCGGCCCTGACGCCGCTGGGGCTGCTGTGGACGGTGCTGCTGATCGGCGTGGCGACGTTCCTGCATGAACTGGCACACTACGCGCTGGCCCGCTGGCAGGGCGTGGCTGTCAACTCGTTCAGTGTGGGCATGGGGCCGGTGCTGATACGGCGGCACTGGCGCGGCACCGAGTGGCGGCTGAGCCTGCTGCCCATCGGCGGGTACGTGGAGATCGACGGCATGGCCCCCGAGGAGGACGCGCAGGGGCAGGTGCGGGCCGCCACGCGGGGCTTCGCGGCGCTGCCCGCCTGGGGGAAGGTGGCGGTGCTGCTGGCCGGGCCGCTGATGAACCTGCTGCTGGCCGTGCTGCTCATGACCGTGACGTTCACGGCGCAGGGCGTGCCCGCCCCGGACCGCGCCCGCATCGAGGAGGTCGTGGCCGGATCGACCGCGCAGACGCTGGGCCTGCGGGCCGGGGACGTGATCACCGCCATCGACGGGCAGGACATCCCGGACACCACCCTGGTCGGCGGACGCGAGGCAGCGGGCTGGGAGGGCGTGCGCGACGTGCTGACCCGGGCCGGGCCGCACACGTTCACGGTCGTGAGCGACGGGCAGACCCGCGACGTGCGCTTCGACTGGACGCCCACCGTGAACGGCGAACGGCAACTGCTGGGCATCCGGTACGGGCCGGACGTGCAGGCCACCACGGCACCCGCCGCGTTCGTGCGGGCGTGGCAGGTGACGGGCGAGGCGGTCCCGCAGGTCATCCGGAGTTTCGGGGATCTGATCGCGCGGTTCCTGACCCTGAACCTCTCGCGGGACGAGAACGTCAGCGGTCCCATCGGCACGGCCGAGATCGTCTCGCGGGCCGCCGCGCTGAGCCCCTGGGCGCTCGTGCAGATCGCCATCCTGCTGAACCTGTCGCTGGCGTTCTTCAACCTGCTGCCCATTCCGGGCCTGGACGGCGGGCGCATCCTGCTGGTGCTGGTGGGCGCCGTGCGGGGCCGCCCACTGACCTTCAGTCAGGAGCAGGCCATCAACCTCGCGGGCTTCGCGTTCGTGATGATGCTGATGCTGTTCGTGGTCGTGCGGGACGTGAGCCGCTTCTTCTAG
- the alr gene encoding alanine racemase, with product MSVLAPRARALIDPDALRGNLSVLAARSGTPLILPVKANAYGHGLTLIATLAAAHPDVWGLAVATPREAQAAAALNTGKPVLLLTPPTPAEVPVLADLGVRLPVASLAEAAALPAHARAHLKVDTGMNRLGARPDEAVAVGRELARRGLLEGAYTHFASADEPDLGFAHEQLRRFRAVLDALPPTPRPLLAHAANGGAVLSLGRLPGMALARPGLAAYGFAPAHLRAHAPLTPVMTVQASVTHLHTVPAGETVSYGGLWRAPRDTPVATVGIGYADGYPRNATGRAEVLVAGQRRPVLGRICMDQLMIDVTGLNVQPGDPVTLWTQRGLTVTDVAAWGGTVEYEVLTGVGDRVERQVGETP from the coding sequence ATGTCCGTCCTCGCCCCACGCGCCCGCGCCCTGATCGACCCCGACGCCCTGCGCGGCAACCTGAGCGTCCTGGCGGCCCGCAGCGGCACGCCCCTGATCCTGCCGGTCAAGGCGAACGCCTACGGGCACGGCCTGACCCTGATCGCCACCCTGGCCGCCGCGCACCCGGACGTCTGGGGACTGGCGGTCGCCACGCCCCGCGAGGCGCAGGCCGCCGCCGCGCTGAACACCGGCAAGCCCGTGCTGCTGCTCACGCCACCCACGCCCGCCGAGGTGCCGGTCCTGGCGGACCTGGGCGTGCGCCTGCCCGTCGCGTCCCTGGCCGAGGCGGCCGCGCTGCCCGCCCACGCCCGCGCGCACCTGAAAGTCGATACCGGCATGAACCGCCTGGGCGCCCGCCCCGACGAGGCCGTCGCCGTGGGCCGCGAACTGGCCCGCCGGGGCCTGCTGGAAGGCGCGTACACCCACTTCGCTAGTGCCGACGAACCCGACCTGGGCTTCGCGCACGAGCAACTGCGCCGCTTCCGGGCAGTGCTGGACGCCCTGCCCCCCACGCCCCGGCCGCTGCTGGCGCACGCCGCGAACGGTGGCGCCGTCCTCAGCCTGGGCCGCCTTCCGGGCATGGCGCTCGCCCGGCCCGGACTCGCCGCGTACGGCTTCGCACCGGCGCACCTGCGCGCCCACGCCCCGCTGACCCCGGTCATGACCGTGCAGGCCAGCGTCACGCACCTGCACACCGTCCCGGCCGGCGAGACCGTCAGTTACGGCGGCCTGTGGCGTGCCCCGCGCGACACGCCGGTCGCCACGGTCGGCATCGGGTACGCCGACGGCTACCCCCGGAACGCCACAGGCCGCGCCGAGGTCCTCGTCGCCGGGCAGCGCCGCCCGGTCCTGGGCCGCATCTGCATGGATCAACTCATGATCGACGTGACCGGCCTGAACGTGCAACCTGGCGACCCCGTCACCCTCTGGACCCAGCGGGGCCTGACCGTCACCGACGTGGCCGCCTGGGGAGGCACCGTGGAATACGAGGTCCTGACCGGCGTGGGCGACCGCGTGGAACGCCAAGTGGGGGAGACCCCGTAA
- a CDS encoding ABC transporter ATP-binding protein, with product MTTIHPARPTPQAAPTLPGLRTETLSRTYPSGDGQVLALAPFTHTFTPGLTAVVGPSGSGKSTLLNLLAGFDEPTTGRVVVGDTPLTSLSEADRADFRLRHYGFVFQNHNLVSILSAQENVEFPLTLAGMPARQRQDRARELLALVGLEARAGHLPNQLSGGEAQRVAVARALAHDPAILLADEPTGNLDSRTGERILGLLQGAAATGRTVILITHDRDIAAQADHHLNVKDGQVSPED from the coding sequence ATGACCACCATCCACCCTGCCCGACCCACCCCCCAGGCCGCCCCCACGCTGCCGGGCCTGCGCACCGAAACCCTCTCGCGCACCTACCCCAGCGGCGACGGGCAGGTGCTGGCCCTCGCGCCCTTCACGCACACCTTCACGCCCGGCCTGACCGCCGTGGTCGGCCCGAGCGGCAGCGGCAAGAGCACCCTGCTGAACCTCCTGGCGGGCTTCGACGAACCCACCACCGGCCGCGTCGTCGTCGGAGACACCCCCCTGACCAGCCTGAGCGAGGCGGACCGCGCCGACTTCCGGCTGCGCCACTACGGGTTCGTGTTCCAGAACCACAACCTCGTCAGCATCCTCAGCGCGCAGGAGAACGTCGAGTTCCCTCTGACGCTCGCGGGCATGCCCGCCCGTCAACGCCAGGACCGCGCCCGCGAACTCCTGGCACTCGTTGGGCTGGAGGCGCGCGCCGGACACCTGCCCAACCAGCTCTCGGGCGGCGAGGCGCAGCGCGTCGCGGTCGCCCGCGCGCTGGCGCACGACCCGGCCATCCTGCTGGCCGACGAACCCACCGGCAACCTCGACAGCCGCACCGGGGAACGCATCCTGGGACTGCTGCAGGGGGCCGCCGCGACCGGCCGCACCGTCATCCTGATCACCCACGACCGCGACATCGCCGCGCAGGCCGACCATCACCTGAACGTGAAAGACGGACAGGTCAGCCCCGAAGACTGA
- a CDS encoding ABC transporter permease yields MTSPGLRWTDIWKLAWRGLTRRRVRTLLTTLGITVAVASMVIFLSLGEGIRKVFVSQLGGIGPDVQVSLTPLSQGLALQPNLPQKTADDIQALAPELGIQTVTPVIMAVRGGLEVTQSVVLYGLPAAQGIAAVFPTTTAAQGRALTPADEGAAVAVAGAKAAQNLRLEVGSTLNLNRRNQVKVIGVLAPESGLVDNFIFIPLGTLQRSEGAAGRVSLVAVKLDNPRDARRVADVLSEKLDLEAGTQSDFLSFIDRALIISDAVRFGISLIALIVGGLAVANTVMMGVFERTREFGTLRAIGARPSFVRSLVLTESLLLSLVGGVGGVLLGLAGIAGVNLYTQQLAGIDAAALTPRLVLLALGISLLLGLLSGLLPARNAGRMSIVGALGRI; encoded by the coding sequence ATGACGTCGCCAGGACTACGATGGACGGACATCTGGAAACTCGCCTGGAGGGGCCTGACCCGCCGCCGCGTGCGCACGCTGCTGACCACGCTGGGCATCACGGTCGCGGTCGCCAGCATGGTGATCTTCCTGTCGCTCGGCGAGGGCATCCGCAAGGTGTTCGTCTCGCAGCTCGGCGGGATCGGCCCGGACGTGCAGGTCAGCCTCACGCCGCTCTCGCAGGGACTGGCGCTGCAACCGAACCTGCCGCAGAAGACCGCCGACGACATCCAGGCGCTCGCGCCGGAGCTCGGCATTCAGACGGTCACGCCGGTCATCATGGCCGTGCGCGGCGGTCTGGAAGTCACGCAGAGCGTCGTCCTGTACGGCCTGCCCGCCGCGCAGGGCATCGCGGCCGTGTTCCCCACCACCACCGCCGCGCAGGGCCGCGCCCTGACGCCCGCCGACGAGGGCGCGGCCGTGGCGGTCGCCGGGGCGAAAGCCGCGCAGAACCTGCGGCTGGAGGTCGGCAGCACCCTCAACCTCAACCGCCGCAACCAGGTGAAGGTGATCGGCGTGCTCGCCCCGGAAAGCGGGCTGGTGGACAACTTCATCTTCATTCCGCTGGGCACCCTGCAACGCAGCGAGGGCGCGGCGGGCCGCGTGTCGCTGGTCGCCGTGAAACTCGACAACCCCCGCGACGCCCGGCGCGTGGCCGACGTGCTGTCCGAGAAACTGGACCTGGAGGCCGGCACCCAGAGCGACTTCCTGAGCTTCATCGACCGCGCCCTGATCATCAGTGACGCCGTGCGCTTCGGGATCTCGCTGATCGCCCTGATCGTGGGCGGGCTGGCCGTGGCGAACACCGTCATGATGGGCGTCTTCGAACGCACCCGCGAGTTCGGCACGCTGCGCGCCATCGGGGCGCGGCCGTCGTTCGTGCGGTCCCTGGTCCTGACCGAATCGCTGCTGCTGTCGCTGGTCGGCGGGGTGGGCGGCGTGCTGCTCGGCCTCGCCGGGATCGCCGGGGTGAACCTGTATACCCAGCAACTCGCCGGGATCGACGCGGCCGCCCTGACCCCCAGGCTGGTCCTGCTGGCGCTGGGTATCAGCCTGCTGCTGGGCCTGCTCTCGGGCCTGTTACCGGCCCGCAACGCCGGGCGCATGAGCATCGTGGGCGCCCTCGGGAGAATCTGA
- a CDS encoding DUF4127 family protein, translated as MKFSRPVLLRTLSSLTLALGGALGGAHAQTLLPLDSRPTTRVLPALIADLRGGAAHVPPASMLGNAQVGADPAALTAWLEAQPKDGPLIAALDALAYGGLVQSRKSPLSAAEALARLEPLHTWTARTGQPVYAFITLPREPDATNRERNLAVTRTLLDWARAGSFAQLHVSWDDALPGSPAPAEGAALAKEAPANVLVYPGADEVLSMLTARALAPQPATVTFEYSDPAAARQVMKYEGIPLTQSAVNHAQASGFTVQEAGGPADLTVFVFNGGDPRRAAVRVSRLLAAGPVAVADVEKVNLGNSRLWTDMQTLRRTANLKALAAWGTPGNNLGAALAHAKVALAPGTDPVRQDALLAREYANDVIYSADLRAALRKAIPEAQLTAPGTQDALLNLARNAFPLRLGDTYTLQDATLPWGRSFEWDFTLTPQP; from the coding sequence ATGAAGTTCTCCCGTCCGGTCCTGCTGCGCACGCTGTCCTCCCTGACCCTGGCCCTGGGTGGGGCGCTGGGGGGCGCGCACGCGCAGACGCTGTTGCCGCTGGATTCCCGCCCGACCACGCGGGTCCTGCCGGCCCTGATCGCGGACCTGCGCGGCGGCGCGGCGCACGTCCCGCCGGCCTCGATGCTGGGGAACGCGCAGGTGGGCGCGGACCCGGCCGCCCTGACCGCATGGCTGGAAGCGCAACCCAAGGACGGCCCGCTGATCGCCGCGCTGGACGCCTTGGCGTACGGCGGGCTGGTGCAGTCCCGCAAGAGCCCGCTGAGCGCCGCAGAGGCGCTGGCGCGGCTGGAACCCCTGCACACCTGGACGGCCCGCACCGGGCAACCCGTGTACGCCTTCATCACGCTGCCGCGCGAACCGGACGCCACGAACCGCGAACGGAACCTCGCCGTGACCCGCACCCTGCTGGACTGGGCACGCGCCGGGAGTTTCGCGCAGTTGCACGTCAGCTGGGACGACGCCCTGCCCGGCAGTCCCGCCCCCGCCGAGGGCGCCGCGCTGGCCAAAGAGGCCCCCGCGAACGTGCTGGTCTACCCCGGCGCGGACGAGGTGCTGTCCATGCTGACCGCCCGCGCCCTGGCCCCGCAGCCCGCCACCGTGACCTTCGAGTACAGCGACCCGGCCGCCGCGCGGCAGGTCATGAAGTACGAGGGCATTCCCCTGACGCAGAGCGCCGTGAATCACGCGCAGGCCAGCGGCTTCACCGTGCAGGAGGCGGGAGGCCCGGCGGACCTGACGGTGTTCGTGTTCAACGGCGGCGACCCCCGCCGCGCGGCCGTGCGCGTCAGCCGCCTGCTGGCCGCCGGGCCGGTCGCAGTGGCCGACGTGGAGAAGGTGAACCTGGGCAACTCACGCCTGTGGACGGACATGCAGACGCTGCGCCGCACCGCGAACCTGAAAGCGCTGGCCGCGTGGGGCACGCCCGGTAACAACCTCGGCGCGGCCCTCGCGCACGCCAAGGTGGCCCTCGCACCCGGCACGGACCCCGTCCGGCAGGACGCCCTGCTGGCCCGCGAGTACGCCAACGACGTGATCTACAGCGCCGACCTGCGCGCCGCCCTGAGAAAGGCCATCCCGGAAGCGCAACTGACCGCCCCCGGCACGCAGGACGCCCTGCTGAACCTCGCCCGGAACGCCTTCCCGCTGCGCCTGGGCGACACGTACACCCTCCAGGACGCCACGCTGCCGTGGGGCCGCTCGTTCGAGTGGGACTTCACGCTGACGCCCCAGCCGTAA
- a CDS encoding cysteine desulfurase-like protein, with product MTRPAPARAPLPTRDDLRAQFPPLAQGRAYLDNAAGGLLPLRAIEAVTGHLMTYGATNAMPGHQPGREILALKHRAREGTALFLNAAPEDVALAQSATALTFRLAGAFARLWGPGDEVILSGLEHESNASPWRELERVGVTVKVWHARQPDMTLHPDDLAALLTPRTRLVAVTAASNALGVTPDIPAITAQVRAAGAWTIVDAVHAAPHTFPDVQTWGADFLTFSPYKVWAPHLGALWIRPDLRATLPWPRLEFIPVGDITGIEHGTPQFELLAGWLGTLDYLRDLAGHADLTRAALAAASERIHELEQPVMDRLVTGLLNHDLVTVYGPQGTQGRVGTVAFRVSGEAPEQTADRLSRAGVDVAAGHFYAAQPLRDLGLYPQGVVRASIAHYTTTDDIDRLLAELG from the coding sequence ATGACCCGACCTGCACCGGCCCGCGCCCCGCTGCCCACCCGCGACGACCTGCGCGCCCAGTTCCCGCCGCTCGCGCAGGGCCGCGCGTACCTCGACAACGCCGCCGGGGGCCTGCTGCCCCTGCGTGCCATCGAGGCCGTCACCGGGCACCTGATGACCTACGGCGCCACGAACGCGATGCCGGGCCACCAGCCGGGCCGCGAGATTCTGGCCCTCAAGCACCGCGCCCGCGAGGGCACCGCCCTGTTCCTGAACGCCGCGCCCGAAGACGTGGCCCTCGCGCAGAGCGCCACCGCGCTGACCTTCCGCCTCGCCGGGGCGTTCGCGCGCCTGTGGGGTCCCGGTGACGAGGTCATCCTGAGCGGCCTGGAACACGAGAGCAACGCCAGCCCCTGGCGGGAACTGGAACGCGTGGGCGTCACCGTGAAGGTCTGGCACGCCCGCCAGCCCGACATGACCCTGCACCCCGACGACCTCGCCGCGCTGCTCACGCCCCGCACGCGGCTGGTCGCCGTGACGGCCGCCAGTAACGCGCTGGGCGTCACGCCGGACATTCCTGCCATCACCGCGCAGGTCCGCGCCGCCGGAGCGTGGACCATCGTGGACGCCGTGCACGCCGCGCCGCACACCTTCCCGGACGTGCAGACCTGGGGCGCGGACTTCCTGACCTTCAGCCCGTACAAGGTCTGGGCACCGCACCTGGGCGCCCTGTGGATCCGCCCGGACCTGCGCGCCACGCTCCCCTGGCCCCGCCTGGAATTCATCCCGGTCGGCGACATCACGGGCATCGAGCACGGCACCCCGCAGTTCGAGTTGCTGGCCGGGTGGCTCGGCACCCTGGATTACCTGCGTGACCTCGCCGGGCACGCCGACCTGACCCGCGCCGCCCTGGCTGCCGCCTCGGAGCGCATTCACGAGCTGGAACAGCCGGTCATGGACCGCCTCGTGACCGGCCTGCTGAATCACGACCTCGTCACCGTGTACGGTCCGCAGGGCACGCAGGGCCGCGTGGGCACCGTCGCCTTCCGCGTGAGCGGCGAGGCCCCGGAACAGACCGCAGACCGCCTCAGCCGCGCCGGGGTGGACGTCGCCGCCGGACACTTCTACGCCGCGCAACCCCTGCGGGACCTGGGCCTGTACCCGCAGGGGGTCGTGCGCGCCAGCATCGCCCACTACACCACCACCGACGACATCGACCGCCTGCTGGCCGAACTGGGCTGA
- a CDS encoding glycoside hydrolase family 3 protein — MIRKSVLLPTACLLSTAALLLGTALAATPFTTGAPAANAPYRNAALPVDARVNDLLLHMTLDEKIGQMTQAERAAVRDLDDMAVFGIGSVLSGGGSGPADNTPQGWAAMVDAFQAAALRSRLGIPMLYGTDAVHGHNNVPGATLFPHNIGLGAAGDPDLARRIGRATAEEMTGTGVRWNFSPCLCVARDVRWGRTYESFGETPALPVALSTIIDGYQGAGGLAQPGAVLATAKHYLGDGGTTFGSSATDTYLLDQGDTRLSEAELRRVHLPPFRAAVARNVGSVMVSFSGWNGTKLHADRYLLTDVLKKELGFTGFVVSDWAGVDQIPGGYPAAVRAAINAGIDMVMVPNDYVRFVDTLSAEVRAGRVPMSRIDDAVTRILRQKFRLGLFERPMTDASFQRTFGSAGHRALAREAVQKSLVLLRNDGVLPLRPGARVFVAGQSADDVGRQSGGWTLTWQGQNGPVPGGTSLLAGLREVGEEAGGTVTYARAAQPGQARDADVGLVVVGETPYAEGKGDRASLALNAEDTANIRTVCADGPCVVVTVSGRPLILPGTPMNALVAAWLPGSEGAGVADVLYGRAPFTGRLPVSWPRRDDQLPLNADTRPYDPLFPAGFGLTIRP, encoded by the coding sequence ATGATCCGAAAGTCCGTCCTGCTGCCCACCGCCTGCCTGCTGTCCACTGCCGCCCTGCTGCTGGGCACCGCGCTGGCTGCCACGCCCTTCACGACCGGCGCGCCCGCCGCGAACGCCCCGTACCGCAACGCGGCCCTGCCGGTCGACGCGCGCGTGAACGACCTGCTGCTGCACATGACCCTGGACGAGAAGATCGGGCAGATGACCCAGGCGGAACGCGCCGCCGTCCGTGACCTGGACGACATGGCCGTGTTCGGCATCGGGAGCGTGCTGTCGGGCGGTGGCAGCGGCCCGGCCGACAACACCCCCCAGGGCTGGGCGGCGATGGTGGACGCCTTCCAGGCGGCGGCGCTGCGCAGCCGTCTGGGCATTCCCATGCTGTACGGCACGGACGCCGTTCACGGGCACAACAACGTGCCGGGTGCCACCCTCTTCCCGCATAACATCGGGCTGGGCGCGGCGGGCGACCCGGACCTCGCTCGGCGCATCGGGCGGGCCACCGCCGAGGAGATGACCGGCACGGGCGTCCGCTGGAATTTCAGCCCGTGCCTGTGCGTGGCGCGTGACGTGCGCTGGGGCCGCACCTACGAGAGCTTCGGCGAGACGCCAGCCCTGCCCGTCGCGCTGAGCACCATCATCGACGGCTACCAGGGCGCGGGCGGCCTCGCGCAGCCCGGCGCGGTCCTGGCGACCGCCAAGCACTACCTGGGCGACGGCGGCACCACCTTCGGCAGCAGCGCCACCGACACGTACCTGCTGGACCAGGGGGACACCCGCCTGAGCGAGGCGGAACTGCGGCGCGTGCACCTCCCGCCGTTCCGGGCGGCCGTGGCGCGCAACGTGGGTAGCGTGATGGTCAGCTTCTCCGGCTGGAACGGCACGAAACTGCACGCCGACCGGTACCTGCTGACCGACGTGCTGAAAAAGGAACTGGGATTCACGGGGTTCGTGGTGAGCGACTGGGCGGGCGTGGACCAGATTCCCGGCGGGTACCCGGCCGCCGTGCGCGCGGCCATCAACGCGGGGATCGACATGGTCATGGTGCCCAACGACTACGTGCGGTTCGTGGACACCCTGAGCGCCGAGGTGCGCGCCGGGCGCGTCCCCATGAGCCGCATCGACGACGCCGTGACCCGCATCCTGCGTCAGAAGTTCCGGCTGGGTCTGTTCGAGCGTCCCATGACCGACGCCAGCTTCCAGCGGACCTTCGGCAGCGCCGGGCACCGCGCCCTGGCGCGCGAGGCCGTGCAGAAATCCCTGGTGCTGCTGCGTAACGATGGCGTGCTGCCGCTCCGGCCGGGCGCGCGGGTGTTCGTGGCCGGGCAGAGTGCCGACGACGTGGGCCGCCAGTCCGGCGGGTGGACCCTCACGTGGCAGGGGCAGAACGGCCCGGTGCCCGGCGGGACCAGCCTGCTCGCCGGACTGCGCGAAGTGGGCGAGGAGGCTGGCGGGACGGTCACGTACGCGCGGGCCGCGCAGCCCGGACAGGCCCGCGACGCCGATGTGGGCCTCGTCGTGGTCGGAGAGACCCCCTACGCCGAGGGCAAGGGCGACCGCGCCTCGCTGGCCCTGAACGCCGAGGACACCGCGAACATCCGCACGGTGTGCGCCGACGGGCCGTGCGTGGTCGTGACCGTCTCGGGCCGCCCGCTGATCCTGCCCGGCACGCCCATGAACGCCCTGGTGGCCGCGTGGCTGCCCGGCAGCGAGGGCGCGGGCGTGGCCGACGTGCTGTACGGCCGCGCGCCCTTCACAGGGCGGCTCCCGGTCAGCTGGCCGCGCCGTGACGATCAGCTGCCCCTGAACGCCGACACCCGCCCGTACGACCCGCTGTTCCCCGCCGGGTTCGGCCTGACTATCCGCCCCTGA
- a CDS encoding peptidoglycan-binding domain-containing protein, with protein MSRFLLPVFALLWGGVLAATSPADVDRATNAVAVNLNGVIRPCPSPFQLLGTANRRCVAADGSSALTRQLLSVSGLNLYGGWRSDDDPAYVYNWIQMPSGYVKVMVAPFPNRPGSTLVFLDVTASSAVTAPAFRRTLRLSTPRMNGADVVALQNRLMDVSKVARGAGGDGWFGPVTEANVIAFQSTNGLAPSGVVDRATWTKLFSSTARFFDPKLAKAIAERNKVAK; from the coding sequence ATGAGCCGCTTCCTCCTGCCCGTGTTTGCCTTGCTGTGGGGCGGTGTGCTGGCGGCTACCTCACCCGCCGATGTTGACCGGGCGACCAATGCCGTTGCCGTGAATCTCAACGGCGTCATCCGCCCGTGTCCTTCTCCGTTCCAGTTGCTGGGCACGGCCAACCGCCGCTGCGTGGCTGCTGACGGAAGTTCAGCCCTGACCCGTCAACTGCTGAGCGTCAGCGGGTTGAACCTGTACGGTGGCTGGCGCAGCGACGACGACCCTGCCTACGTCTACAACTGGATTCAGATGCCCAGCGGGTACGTCAAAGTCATGGTCGCGCCGTTTCCCAACCGTCCGGGGTCAACCCTCGTGTTTTTGGATGTGACGGCCAGCAGCGCAGTGACCGCGCCTGCGTTCCGGCGCACACTGCGCCTCTCGACTCCTCGAATGAATGGAGCTGATGTCGTAGCGCTGCAGAACCGACTTATGGACGTATCGAAAGTAGCGCGGGGCGCGGGCGGTGACGGTTGGTTTGGACCAGTGACTGAAGCCAACGTCATTGCTTTCCAGAGTACCAACGGGTTGGCGCCGTCCGGTGTGGTAGACCGGGCGACGTGGACGAAACTGTTTTCCAGCACGGCTCGGTTCTTTGATCCCAAACTGGCCAAAGCGATTGCCGAACGCAACAAGGTTGCCAAGTAA